From the genome of Vicia villosa cultivar HV-30 ecotype Madison, WI linkage group LG2, Vvil1.0, whole genome shotgun sequence, one region includes:
- the LOC131653537 gene encoding germin-like protein 9-3: MSSSISKLLTLIISAFAIMQITSAGDPDILTDFIAPVGNQVDGSFFTFTGFRALLPPNTPPSAFKVLKASKAEFPAVDGQSVAYAALQFPSGSINPPHTHPRSAELLFLAAGSLQVGFVDTTNKLFTQTLQTGDLFVFPKGLVHFQFNSDTQKPALALSAFGSANAGTVSIASTLFNTTIDDNVLALAFKTNVSTIQTLKKGFTS, from the coding sequence ATGTCTTCCTCAATTTCAAAACTCCTCACATTGATCATATCTGCATTTGCCATAATGCAAATAACATCAGCTGGTGATCCAGACATCCTCACTGACTTCATAGCCCCAGTTGGAAACCAAGTTGATGGTTCCTTCTTCACATTCACCGGTTTCCGCGCTCTTCTTCCACCAAACACACCACCCTCAGCTTTCAAAGTATTGAAAGCAAGCAAAGCTGAATTTCCAGCTGTTGATGGACAAAGTGTGGCGTATGCTGCTCTTCAGTTCCCGTCCGGAAGTATCAATCCCCCCCACACACATCCTCGCTCGGCCGAGCTACTTTTCCTCGCGGCAGGTTCCCTTCAAGTTGGATTTGTAGACACAACCAATAAGCTATTCACTCAGACGCTGCAAACTGGGGACCTGTTTGTGTTTCCAAAGGGACTTGTGCACTTTCAATTCAATTCTGATACTCAAAAACCTGCTTTGGCCTTATCTGCTTTTGGGAGTGCTAATGCTGGAACTGTTTCAATTGCTAGCACATTGTTTAACACTACCATTGATGATAATGTCTTGGCTTTGGCTTTCAAGACTAATGTTTCTACTATTCAAACTTTGAAGAAAGGATTTACTTCTTAA
- the LOC131651053 gene encoding B3 domain-containing protein At1g05920-like, with product MAERDFASRILEECGGDDYLLIEKLLRLRSDSLANQFKTKASAILHANNRQYAPVSETITTNNHDAAAGTSVGKVDASDSDDVLHSKNRQCECDAAKETIATNKHEIVAGRSVRKILKIKRSDGLRKVVCGNSSAENNETATKESNNADIKNNETTAEESYSDYERNKKVHKIEKIAGMFESMLDHNVNPWDEMRLKNQEIAAEEIDNPNTTNSETAAEKIDNPNTKNKETAAEEFDNPDTKKNNETVDEESSFDKKIKANKKRSNKRRKKKNNNNGSISHQREVEEPGLPLEFKEKIEQMGGIEVKLVIQKKLTKTDVTRGNSRLAIPKGKIKESFLTPDEESYLDYERNNKEEKIAGMYVSLLDHNLNLWDEMILKKWKMETAELYNITEGWNELVAENKWNKDEEVEVQLWSFRRNHKLNFALVKL from the coding sequence ATGGCGGAACGCGATTTTGCTTCCAGAATATTAGAGGAGTGTGGTGGTGATGACTATTTGCTGATTGAAAAGTTACTAAGGTTGCGATCCGACTCTTTGGCGAATCAATTCAAAACTAAAGCTTCTGCTATTCTTCATGCAAATAATCGACAGTATGCACCTGTTTCAGAGACAATAACAACCAATAATCATGATGCTGCTGCTGGTACAAGTGTTGGTAAAGTTGATGCATCTGATTCTGATGATGTTCTTCATTCAAAGAATCGACAGTGTGAGTGTGATGCTGCTAAGGAGACAATAGCAACCAATAAACATGAGATTGTTGCTGGTAGAAGTGTTCgcaaaatacttaaaataaaacGAAGTGATGGACTGAGGAAAGTTGTTTGTGGAAATTCTAGTGCAGAAAATAACGAGACAGCTACCAAGGAATCTAACAATGCTGATATAAAGAATAATGAGACAACTGCTGAGGAATCCTATTCGGATTATGAACGTAATAAAAAAGTACATAAAATAGAGAAGATTGCCGGTATGTTTGAATCTATGTTGGATCACAATGTTAACCCTTGGGATGAAATGCGTTTAAAGAATCAAGAGATAGCTGCTGAGGAAATCGACAATCCTAATACAACGAATAGCGAGACAGCTGCTGAGAAAATCGACAATCCTAATACAAAGAATAAGGAGACAGCTGCTGAGGAATTCGACAATCCTGATACAAAGAAGAATAATGAGACGGTTGACGAGGAATCTTCGTTTGACAAGAAAATAAAGGCTAATAAGAAAAGATCAAACAAGCGTCGaaagaagaaaaacaataacAATGGTAGCATTAGTCACCAGCGGGAAGTAGAAGAACCCGGACTTCCTTTGGAATTCAAAGAAAAGATTGAACAAATGGGAGGCATTGAGGTGAAGTTGGTGATCCAGAAGAAACTAACCAAGACTGATGTGACGCGAGGCAATAGTCGTCTCGCCATCCCAAAAGGAAAAATTAAAGAGAGTTTTCTGACACCAGATGAGGAATCGTACTTGGATTATGAGCGTAATAACAAAGAAGAGAAGATTGCAGGTATGTACGTATCTCTGTTGGATCACAATCTTAACCTTTGGGATGAAATGATCTTGAAGAAGTGGAAAATGGAGACAGCTGAACTCTACAATATCACAGAAGGATGGAATGAGCTTGTAGCAGAAAACAAATGGAACAAAGACGAGGAGGTGGAGGTGCAACTTTGGTCTTTCAGGCGCAACCACAAGCTCAATTTTGCGCTCGTCAAGCTCTAG